From the genome of Calliopsis andreniformis isolate RMS-2024a unplaced genomic scaffold, iyCalAndr_principal scaffold0022, whole genome shotgun sequence:
ACGCCATACGAATACTAAGGCACGGAGAGAAGCGATAAGTAATAAATAAACATGCTAGATAAACtgaattttaataaacatattaaatacatcagtctataATATCTCTTAGAAAAATTTGTACGGAATCGCTCATCAATGAAGGAGCGCAATACCAGTATAATGTTTAATATTTCTGGTTCCTTGATCATACAATTAATTGTACATTACTgtaatatttttgtataaaataaGTTTGtcccgttaataataatgatgatgataataataatgtcaATTTTGCTTAATAATTAGATCTTCTAAAATGAAAAAGCTATTGCctaattttcatttctttttgtACACGAAATGCATTCTTTTTCAAATGCACATCACGAATTACGCCCAATCCTGTATATGCATCGAGACACTCGCGTGCGCACGCATGTGCATATACATACGCTACGGACGGGCACACACTCATCTAATGATCTACAATTGAATGTATAAcatatgtaaaaataaaaaggCGATTGTATTTGCATTTTAATATACCTAATGGATTATCAGAATTTCAAATGATAGCTTTCGACATCATATGATTCTACATTTAATTTATCTGTGTTGAAgctgataaaatataaaaacgatATTTGCAATATTTGTTTATCCACTTACTTTATAAACTTGTCCATATGTCCCATTGCCAACCACTTCAATCAACTCAAAGATACCTGCAGGTtcctataaaattaaaatattgatgCAACTTTAAATTAGAAACAACACGTAAATGTTATATATGATTAaatgtatattaaaaatatgtaaaatacataaGGTGTTCAAATAGAACACAAAATGTTCTATGACATGATGTCAGATCTACttccattttgcaataataatgctttaaagttAACATCATACCTACATACTAAACTAACAACTGAAGGATTTTGTGATTTTGTGATTTTATAGATGCATTGAAGAGCAAAAATAGAGCATAAAAATCTTAATACAGTTTGTTACATCTCTTACAATTTAACTTTCATAAAGctttaaaattgtaaaatgcATTTCGATCGAacgtttcagatttttaaagcttCATAAAAGTTAAACTCTAAGAGACAccacaaaatgtattaagacatTTTTGTTGAAGTGCTACTCTTCaatgcatctgtaaaattacagaatctaCTGATTATTAGTTTAACATATAGACATGTTAACTTAAAGGTACTATCACTGCAAAATGATCAGACATAATATCATAGAACACTTTGTGTCCTATTTAAGTTTTCTTACTTTTTAGATAAGCTTTTTAAAATATTGCTATTTATATTGTTAACACTCTACATATATTTAATTCATACATGTACATCTATCAGTCAACCAAAATTACTCAAAATACAACTTAATTGTTAAATATACTTACATACAAAGCAGCagtaatttaattgaaaacaaTATATTTAACtaattgattattatggtctaaaAGCTAGTATTGAACTCTTATTAACCTCGTAAACTATAAcatttaaattgaatatttcatttttctgtCGTCATagagtttaatatttttcaatattttaaatggATTGTATAAATATACAATTCATTAgcattaaattaatataattcAAACTATTCTAATAGATCAAATGTTTGGTTAAACTTAATCAAAATTAATGTAGCTACGTTAAAAGTAAAAACAGGAACGTGTCATGTAAGATATCTCATATAATTTTCTGTTGGCTTATATACACATTTTTCTTAAAAACAGAGTAGAAACAAATATTAAAGAATACTAAGAAATACTTTAAATATACTACTTATTGAAAAGTCCAATAAACTCAAGTTTTGGACACAATACACAAAAgaaaataactacaataatgtaaTTACGTATCTCCTGTCTAATATTATACTGTGCATTATGTTCACGATAAACAATCTTGAATAAACGTTTACATGGGAACGCCTATTCACAATAGTGTATCAATGACTTTGACAATTTTCATGAATTATTTCCGAGAGACATCGCCGATAAAATATAAATCGCATTTGTGACGTGCCTAACTATTTTTAACTTCATTTAATGCATAACGAATGATAAAAACAATGAAAGAGAAATTATTCCTCCCATTCGTCGCTCTATTAACGTAAGAAGAAATAGTCATCATCTGTCTTACGAGGTTAATTACCGAGCATTACTCTCGTCTGGAGTCGAAGGAAAGCATCATATTGAAAATGAACAAGTGTCAAGTATAAGGTGTAGCTAAGTAAGTTCAATGAAATGCATGTATCATATTTACACACCTTCAAAGCGTTTAGATCAATGTCGTCGAGCGAACAGTTGACGCTTGGTGCCAAATTATGCGCCATCTTGATACGCCACTTGCGCTCCTCACGTTATCTCTCCTGCTCGGGCTCACCGAATCCACCGCCTATCTCCTTCCCTACTTCTGTTCTTCTCGTTCTGACTTTCTCGGTAGAAACCggacaaaaatatataaaatagaaaaagagAAAAGTATCTTTTCACTATTGCACTAATACGATGCACAGATCAGCAGTAGTAATTCCTGTTGGAACGATCTTGCACACTATTTTTACAGAAACTTAACCGAGAATAATCCAGAAAGAGGAAACACACGCGGAATAATGGCACATGGCGTATAAGAAACGATCAACGAAGGGTCAGTCTACCAATTAAATTGAAAAAAGATATACACCTCCATCACGTTTCTTCGTGGtttttcataaaatacgattacgtCAATTACGCATAATCACGAACAATTTATTACTCGGTCACAGCGCTACGCGCTGGATTATTATATCGTCATAACGGAAGCGGCACAACCAAACCGAGCCGAGCCCAAACACAACGGTGGCGGCCGTTCTACGTCCTGTCTCACTGTTTGCTGCACGCCTCTTTTCTCCCTCCTTTGCACTCTCTCATCTTGCTCTGTCTTCTTCGTTCTTAAGCGTGCGCACACATACTTTTCTTTTCTCTCTTCTTTATGCAGAACAAATATTTTCACCGTCTTTGTTTTTCTTATACGGCAAGATTGTACACCGCTACTTCTGACGTCACTAGCCAGGCTAGACCATGATGGCGGCGAGTATCCCCATGTATCCCCTTCCCTTTTTTACACTTGTCAAAGATCAACTAaaaatcaaccttctatcaaatTGCCCAATTTTTCAATCATAATCATGATTCAAATTAATATATACTATTTTGACTCGTTACATCTTCGCTTTGAACACTCAatactaaaattaatttcattacatagggtattttaaaataaaatttatcaagGTACATTTTAAGCATAAAAAGTTCAGTTATTTTTGTTCTACTTTTTTGGTGGTAATAGGGGAGGCAGGGAAATGTTAAGAAAAGTGAGaagtttattttaataaataaatatattttatatatgtaatATCATAATTTCTAAAACCCTAGAGAATTACATTCTTTATATAGTATTAGTTTTCATTTGGTTAACGTTTACAGAAAGGGTACCACACTATTGTATTTacttgaaaaaatatttcattctgTTGTAACAATaacataattataaataatattaataatccgtTCAGTCGTAATCACGGTTAAGTAGAAGCAAATAGTTTTATGGTACAACGGATCACTCAACTCAGCATTTTGTTATACATATGTTATAAGGGGCGACTATGTATTACGAAATATCGCTTTTCTATTGCACCGTAAACTGTCGATGCTATGAATTAAATATCGTGTTGTAATTCTCATCGGCATAGCTACTTAACACAAAGCAGCTAGTTTTCGTACTGTATTCAAGTCTCGAAGAAGCATTTGAACTGTTTGTTTAGTTCGAGGTTGCACATCAGGACTAGGCACATCTTCAGGATCCATAGCTTCTAAAGCTGCAATTACATGTTAAACATtatgtattaaatattaagCTGTAACATTCATTGCTACAATTAAATAATGATACATACCACAAACTTGTGCCTCGATAGATGTTAATCTTGCATCTATATGGTTCTGAAAATGCTCAATATGTTCTAGTAATCGCATGCGACATTCCCCTGGATCAATCGGTGCTTCAGGTTGTGGTATAAAAGGTTGTAATGGCGTTGATACTTCACATTCGTTTAATTCCTCACGCATTGGATTCACTGATATGGTTGACGCAGGCAAATCACTTTCAGTCACAGTCGTTTGATTAGACAATAAATCTAGATATAAGAAATGTTCAAGTTGTTATCTTTTCCTTGTTTAAAGATATATTTATTTGTTCCGTTACCTGTATCTGGTTTGACGCTCGATGTCATTGAAGCTTTATATTTTTCTTCTACAGTATTATTTTTTGTAAGAGCATCAAGAAGAATGTGACTTTTGTTTTGATCATCTTCTTTCTTAtaattcattttcatttcaTCTGAAATAGTATTGTCTTCTTCTAAAATTTTCATTAACTCTGAATCTGAAGCAATTGATTTTTCGTCTTGATCATCTTTTGAAGCGAATTTCGTTTCCAACTTCAGATCAAGTCGACGGGATATATCAATTACACTATCTTCAGGTTCTTTGACGACTTTTGTAATTTCCATAACTGGAATTGGCGTTATATCTggcttttgtatctttattttctcCCAATTTTTCGCCCAAAGATATAATTTTGGATGATCTTTTTTTCTAAAATCAAATTTTTtcgtttaataaatttatttgtatatgatcaatattcatattatttttaatacttaCTGAGCTACATTAATTTTTACTCTTAAACTATGCAGAACTTGTTGTATTTGTAAGAGAGCAGCTACTAAATCGTAAGATCGCTTTAACATGGCTGTTCTTCGATTGATCGTGTACTGATTTTTTGTTCGATTAGGTAATGTTGGTAATTTTCCTTCCTTTATCCAATCTTGATCATGGAAATACTTTTTCGACATTCGTTGTCGATATGGATTCTGACAAATGTAACAAATATATTTTTCGGGTACATCTTTCTCTTTTTCTATTGCATTGCAATGACCATGTTGCCAACACAGGCAAAGGTCACATTGTATCATTAACCCATCTTCTTCCATGAACCCGCAAGTACAATTTATTATTTCTTCTCTACGTAGTTGTTCCACTTTTATCATTTCTCCATTAATCATCATCATAACTCCTTCATTCTCTGCAAATTAAATGTATGAATTTTTGAAGAAAAGAATTAAACTTTTATACATCCTTATGCATTTTTCAAAGTTGAAATATTGTAAATTAAGTATTATTCAAACAGCAAAATTAAAACAACGAAAAAGCATGTTTTGAATGGAAAAGAAACATTTATATGAactcaatataaataaatatttaataaaacaaaATGAAGTTAAAACAAATATAGAATGTACCTTCCCCACCATTATTAGTACCTCTTTTAGCAATATCCCCTTTCAAGAGATCACCTTTTTCAAGGCGACTATCGGTTAGTTGACCTAGagaataatagaataataaagaAGCAGAACACTACCTATTTCGTATGGCAAATAAACAAATGATTTATACACAAAACTTAAGTATAACAAATCTGTAGTAAAATTGCACTTTAGAATTTACAAATTGTGTGTAAAGAAGGCTTACTACTTTGACTATTTTCATCGCTTCTTGAATCTGATTTTCTGCGACTGTATCTATACATGAGAGCAAGTGGTTCTTCAGCATCCATAGCACTGTCATCTAAATCACCAAATTCATCCGGAAGGTCTTGAATACCTATCACAAAGGaacattatatatttttaatttcccaAGGAATTCACAAATATGGAATATATCATTACCGTGTCGTCTTTTACCCCTATTTGATACATCAGAATTATATTCTGATAATTGTCGTTTCCTCTGACCTTTTGCTTTATCCAAATGAATACCTTCGTCTAAAGATTTAGCTCTGTCAATCCTTTGTATTTCTGATGATGCTGGTCTTACTGGGAAAAGAGTTTTAATGCCACTCTGTGTTTTTTCTTCTCTAACTTTCATATCAAATAATGTTCCAGGCGACATTGCACATGTTTCATCTCGTTTTCTCTCAATTTCATTGTCATCCATATCTACACTATGACTAGAAACTGGAGATACTCTTTCTATTTTAATATCTTCTGTTTGTGCATCGTTACATTTCTCCACTTGGTCTACTTCATCCTCCATTTCTGTGACTGTTGGCAAAGACACTGTTGGAGATGTAGGTGGAACAGAATTCGTTAATGGCGATGCAACGCACACTGACTTGTCTTGAACAGATCTTTTCTTACTAAACTTATATTTGTCTAATAAACTATTTGACTTCCTAGGAATAATATCTTCAACAGATTCTCCAATTGTTCTTGCATATGCTAAGTCTGCAACATTTGGTGTAGATCCCaagaattttgaatattctggatgatAATGTTTTATATGCATTTGTAATAGGTTTTCTTTTCTAAACGTTTTAGTGCATCCTTGTTTTGGACATTTATATGCACTATCTTCCATTTCTACACGAAGACCACCGATAAAAACAGCTGTTTCCAAATGAAAAGTAGAAACGATTTTATCAATACTTAataataaagcacaatataattataacatatTCAAATACATCACGCACACTCCATTGGTCATGAGAACCTTAAATATCTCTGTTAGTATTATGTATAAAAAATTGACTGAAGAAGTTACACTAttcaatgcaataaaattatagTACAGAACAGAAGTTTTActaaaacatcaaaataaatttAGCAACCAATAATACTATGCAActcataatcataaaaatattaaattcatgTTAAATCATTTTACaacttttagttaatttagaaaCTTCATTTATGAAGCAActcataatcataaaaatattaaattcatgTTAAATCATTTTACaac
Proteins encoded in this window:
- the Mbd-r2 gene encoding PHD finger protein MBD-R2 isoform X1 — translated: MKRRRIAWSRGKGIPPVGAMGMARKCCVRSCEGDVQEARAKGLPLHKFPKDIGLRSKWLASGGFEASFKPSPGQVVCHKHFKRADYEAAKGHKLLLRKGSVPSVFADYDNHPDPVIMSVKSSTSYAQEDLDLINSEILNLEQSISPLLSEARTPKSDSYGETCSSRPESTDSVNLLDSTELLDNGYKGVPLKESIIPSSIKQEKNEPSEMEVNTVAVQLGIVESDVAIKNIQKDLIIKDELKNIKMEDEKVFDKPEELKTKILNRDGLMFFPGAKLEAKDFNEKWYSAKVVETDWEEREVLIHFDKWSSRFDEWIPMDSSRLRVLQRQSNEQTWDLPSPETKMKDFSVGEKILATWADGRKYPAKVNAVLGNDKYDVLFDDGYAKTVKSSKMTKIATTSTKQPNQTEEYIGSKQERRDKKRKHTVMELFHTHSRKRIKNETDKLVKKEGTTVNENEESFTENKVEKVELDGTLFGPCYDPGTDLLRGFDTNVSRMKTYTKKNKKEVSKNDIDQEQDVGPEWIDGEPQGTESYIVDGNDGPRRSIIVADKRLPPGWQKHFTQRKAGTSAGKWDVLFLHKSSGKKFRSRNDIRAFMETQGQFDFDPDKFDFCIHRKKKSHAQRVKPDVVVDTPKKIKTLLPKMKATPVIDSSVPISTIAPVTSLVSTTTITTTTTAATSITDGAVFIGGLRVEMEDSAYKCPKQGCTKTFRKENLLQMHIKHYHPEYSKFLGSTPNVADLAYARTIGESVEDIIPRKSNSLLDKYKFSKKRSVQDKSVCVASPLTNSVPPTSPTVSLPTVTEMEDEVDQVEKCNDAQTEDIKIERVSPVSSHSVDMDDNEIERKRDETCAMSPGTLFDMKVREEKTQSGIKTLFPVRPASSEIQRIDRAKSLDEGIHLDKAKGQRKRQLSEYNSDVSNRGKRRHGIQDLPDEFGDLDDSAMDAEEPLALMYRYSRRKSDSRSDENSQSSQLTDSRLEKGDLLKGDIAKRGTNNGGEENEGVMMMINGEMIKVEQLRREEIINCTCGFMEEDGLMIQCDLCLCWQHGHCNAIEKEKDVPEKYICYICQNPYRQRMSKKYFHDQDWIKEGKLPTLPNRTKNQYTINRRTAMLKRSYDLVAALLQIQQVLHSLRVKINVAQKKDHPKLYLWAKNWEKIKIQKPDITPIPVMEITKVVKEPEDSVIDISRRLDLKLETKFASKDDQDEKSIASDSELMKILEEDNTISDEMKMNYKKEDDQNKSHILLDALTKNNTVEEKYKASMTSSVKPDTDLLSNQTTVTESDLPASTISVNPMREELNECEVSTPLQPFIPQPEAPIDPGECRMRLLEHIEHFQNHIDARLTSIEAQVCALEAMDPEDVPSPDVQPRTKQTVQMLLRDLNTVRKLAALC
- the Mbd-r2 gene encoding PHD finger protein MBD-R2 isoform X4 — protein: MKRRRIAWSRGKGIPPVGAMGMARKCCVRSCEGDVQEARAKGLPLHKFPKDIGLRSKWLASGGFEASFKPSPGQVVCHKHFKRADYEAAKGHKLLLRKGSVPSVFADYDNHPDPVIMSVKSSTSYAQEDLDLINSEILNLEQSISPLLSEARTPKSDSYGETCSSRPESTDSVNLLDSTELLDNGYKGVPLKESIIPSSIKQEKNEPSEMEVNTVAVQLGIVESDVAIKNIQKDLIIKDELKNIKMEDEKVFDKPEELKTKILNRDGLMFFPGAKLEAKDFNEKWYSAKVVETDWEEREVLIHFDKWSSRFDEWIPMDSSRLRVLQRQSKETKMKDFSVGEKILATWADGRKYPAKVNAVLGNDKYDVLFDDGYAKTVKSSKMTKIATTSTKQPNQTEEYIGSKQERRDKKRKHTVMELFHTHSRKRIKNETDKLVKKEGTTVNENEESFTENKVEKVELDGTLFGPCYDPGTDLLRGFDTNVSRMKTYTKKNKKEVSKNDIDQEQDVGPEWIDGEPQGTESYIVDGNDGPRRSIIVADKRLPPGWQKHFTQRKAGTSAGKWDVLFLHKSSGKKFRSRNDIRAFMETQGQFDFDPDKFDFCIHRKKKSHAQRVKPDVVVDTPKKIKTLLPKMKATPVIDSSVPISTIAPVTSLVSTTTITTTTTAATSITDGAVFIGGLRVEMEDSAYKCPKQGCTKTFRKENLLQMHIKHYHPEYSKFLGSTPNVADLAYARTIGESVEDIIPRKSNSLLDKYKFSKKRSVQDKSVCVASPLTNSVPPTSPTVSLPTVTEMEDEVDQVEKCNDAQTEDIKIERVSPVSSHSVDMDDNEIERKRDETCAMSPGTLFDMKVREEKTQSGIKTLFPVRPASSEIQRIDRAKSLDEGIHLDKAKGQRKRQLSEYNSDVSNRGKRRHGIQDLPDEFGDLDDSAMDAEEPLALMYRYSRRKSDSRSDENSQSSQLTDSRLEKGDLLKGDIAKRGTNNGGEENEGVMMMINGEMIKVEQLRREEIINCTCGFMEEDGLMIQCDLCLCWQHGHCNAIEKEKDVPEKYICYICQNPYRQRMSKKYFHDQDWIKEGKLPTLPNRTKNQYTINRRTAMLKRSYDLVAALLQIQQVLHSLRVKINVAQKKDHPKLYLWAKNWEKIKIQKPDITPIPVMEITKVVKEPEDSVIDISRRLDLKLETKFASKDDQDEKSIASDSELMKILEEDNTISDEMKMNYKKEDDQNKSHILLDALTKNNTVEEKYKASMTSSVKPDTDLLSNQTTVTESDLPASTISVNPMREELNECEVSTPLQPFIPQPEAPIDPGECRMRLLEHIEHFQNHIDARLTSIEAQVCALEAMDPEDVPSPDVQPRTKQTVQMLLRDLNTVRKLAALC
- the Mbd-r2 gene encoding PHD finger protein MBD-R2 isoform X3; translated protein: MKRRRIAWSRGKGIPPVGAMGMARKCCVRSCEGDVQEARAKGLPLHKFPKDIGLRSKWLASGGFEASFKPSPGQVVCHKHFKRADYEAAKGHKLLLRKGSVPSVFADYDNHPDPVIMSVKSSTSYAQEDLDLINSEILNLEQSISPLLSEARTPKSDSYGETCSSRPESTDSVNLLDSTELLDNGYKGVPLKESIIPSSIKQEKNEPSEMEVNTVAVQLGIVESDVAIKNIQKDLIIKDELKNIKMEDEKVFDKPEELKTKILNRDGLMFFPGAKLEAKDFNEKWYSAKVVETDWEEREVLIHFDKWSSRFDEWIPMDSSRLRVLQRQSNEQTWDLPSPETKMKDFSVGEKILATWADGRKYPAKVNAVLGNDKYDVLFDDGYAKTVKSSKMTKIATTSTKQPNQTEEYIGSKQERRDKKRKHTVMELFHTHSRKRIKNETDKLVKKEGTTVNENEESFTENKVEKVELDGTLFGPCYDPGTDLLRGFDTNVSRMKTYTKKNKKEVSKNDIDQEQDVGPEWIDGEPQGTESYIVDGNDGPRRSIIVADKRLPPGWQKHFTQRKAGTSAGKWDVLFLHKSSGKKFRSRNDIRAFMETQGQFDFDPDKFDFCIHRKKKSHAQRVKPDVVVDTPKKIKTLLPKMKATPVIDSSVPISTIAPVTSLVSTTTITTTTTAATSITDGAVFIGGLRVEMEDSAYKCPKQGCTKTFRKENLLQMHIKHYHPEYSKFLGSTPNVADLAYARTIGESVEDIIPRKSNSLLDKYKFSKKRSVQDKSVCVASPLTNSVPPTSPTVSLPTVTEMEDEVDQVEKCNDAQTEDIKIERVSPVSSHSVDMDDNEIERKRDETCAMSPGTLFDMKVREEKTQSGIKTLFPVRPASSEIQRIDRAKSLDEGIHLDKAKGQRKRQLSEYNSDVSNRGKRRHGIQDLPDEFGDLDDSAMDAEEPLALMYRYSRRKSDSRSDENSQSSQLTDSRLEKGDLLKGDIAKRENEGVMMMINGEMIKVEQLRREEIINCTCGFMEEDGLMIQCDLCLCWQHGHCNAIEKEKDVPEKYICYICQNPYRQRMSKKYFHDQDWIKEGKLPTLPNRTKNQYTINRRTAMLKRSYDLVAALLQIQQVLHSLRVKINVAQKKDHPKLYLWAKNWEKIKIQKPDITPIPVMEITKVVKEPEDSVIDISRRLDLKLETKFASKDDQDEKSIASDSELMKILEEDNTISDEMKMNYKKEDDQNKSHILLDALTKNNTVEEKYKASMTSSVKPDTDLLSNQTTVTESDLPASTISVNPMREELNECEVSTPLQPFIPQPEAPIDPGECRMRLLEHIEHFQNHIDARLTSIEAQVCALEAMDPEDVPSPDVQPRTKQTVQMLLRDLNTVRKLAALC
- the Mbd-r2 gene encoding PHD finger protein MBD-R2 isoform X5; this encodes MKRRRIAWSRGKGIPPVGAMGMARKCCVRSCEGDVQEARAKGLPLHKFPKDIGLRSKWLASGGFEASFKPSPGQVVCHKHFKRADYEAAKGHKLLLRKGSVPSVFADYDNHPDPVIMSVKSSTSYAQEDLDLINSEILNLEQSISPLLSEARTPKSDSYGETCSSRPESTDSVNLLDSTELLDNGYKGVPLKESIIPSSIKQEKNEPSEMEVNTVAVQLGIVESDVAIKNIQKDLIIKDELKNIKMEDEKVFDKPEELKTKILNRDGLMFFPGAKLEAKDFNEKWYSAKVVETDWEEREVLIHFDKWSSRFDEWIPMDSSRLRVLQRQSNEQTWDLPSPETKMKDFSVGEKILATWADGRKYPAKVNAVLGNDKYDVLFDDGYAKTVKSSKMTKIATTSTKQPNQTEEYIGSKQERRDKKRKHTVMELFHTHSRKRIKNETDKLVKKEGTTVNENEESFTENKVEKVELDGTLFGPCYDPGTDLLRGFDTNVSRMKTYTKKNKKEVSKNDIDQEQDVGPEWIDGEPQGTESYIVDGNDGPRRSIIVADKRLPPGWQKHFTQRKAGTSAGKWDVLFLHKSSGKKFRSRNDIRAFMETQGQFDFDPDKFDFCIHRKKKSHAQRVKPDVVVDTPKKIKTLLPKMKATPVIDSSVPISTIAPVTSLVSTTTITTTTTAATSITDGAVFIGGLRVEMEDSAYKCPKQGCTKTFRKENLLQMHIKHYHPEYSKFLGSTPNVADLAYARTIGESVEDIIPRKSNSLLDKYKFSKKRSVQDKSVCVASPLTNSVPPTSPTVSLPTVTEMEDEVDQVEKCNDAQTEDIKIERVSPVSSHSVDMDDNEIERKRDETCAMSPGTLFDMKVREEKTQSGIKTLFPVRPASSEIQRIDRAKSLDEGIHLDKAKGIQDLPDEFGDLDDSAMDAEEPLALMYRYSRRKSDSRSDENSQSSQLTDSRLEKGDLLKGDIAKRGTNNGGEENEGVMMMINGEMIKVEQLRREEIINCTCGFMEEDGLMIQCDLCLCWQHGHCNAIEKEKDVPEKYICYICQNPYRQRMSKKYFHDQDWIKEGKLPTLPNRTKNQYTINRRTAMLKRSYDLVAALLQIQQVLHSLRVKINVAQKKDHPKLYLWAKNWEKIKIQKPDITPIPVMEITKVVKEPEDSVIDISRRLDLKLETKFASKDDQDEKSIASDSELMKILEEDNTISDEMKMNYKKEDDQNKSHILLDALTKNNTVEEKYKASMTSSVKPDTDLLSNQTTVTESDLPASTISVNPMREELNECEVSTPLQPFIPQPEAPIDPGECRMRLLEHIEHFQNHIDARLTSIEAQVCALEAMDPEDVPSPDVQPRTKQTVQMLLRDLNTVRKLAALC
- the Mbd-r2 gene encoding PHD finger protein MBD-R2 isoform X2 — translated: MKRRRIAWSRGKGIPPVGAMGMARKCCVRSCEGDVQEARAKGLPLHKFPKDIGLRSKWLASGGFEASFKPSPGQVVCHKHFKRADYEAAKGHKLLLRKGSVPSVFADYDNHPDPVIMSVKSSTSYAQEDLDLINSEILNLEQSISPLLSEARTPKSDSYGETCSSRPESTDSVNLLDSTELLDNGYKGVPLKESIIPSSIKQEKNEPSEMEVNTVAVQLGIVESDVAIKNIQKDLIIKDELKNIKMEDEKVFDKPEELKTKILNRDGLMFFPGAKLEAKDFNEKWYSAKVVETDWEEREVLIHFDKWSSRFDEWIPMDSSRLRVLQRQSNEQTWDLPSPETKMKDFSVGEKILATWADGRKYPAKVNAVLGNDKYDVLFDDGYAKTVKSSKMTKIATTSTKQPNQTEEYIGSKQERRDKKRKHTVMELFHTHSRKRIKNETDKLVKKEGTTVNENEESFTENKVEKVELDGTLFGPCYDPGTDLLRGFDTNVSRMKTYTKKNKKEVSKNDIDQEQDVGPEWIDGEPQGTESYIVDGNDGPRRSIIVADKRLPPGWQKHFTQRKAGTSAGKWDVLFLHKSSGKKFRSRNDIRAFMETQGQFDFDPDKFDFCIHRKKKSHAQRVKPDVVVDTPKKIKTLLPKMKATPVIDSSVPISTIAPVTSLVSTTTITTTTTAATSITDGAVFIGGLRVEMEDSAYKCPKQGCTKTFRKENLLQMHIKHYHPEYSKFLGSTPNVADLAYARTIGESVEDIIPRKSNSLLDKYKFSKKRSVQDKSVCVASPLTNSVPPTSPTVSLPTVTEMEDEVDQVEKCNDAQTEDIKIERVSPVSSHSVDMDDNEIERKRDETCAMSPGTLFDMKVREEKTQSGIKTLFPVRPASSEIQRIDRAKSLDEGIHLDKAKGQRKRQLSEYNSDVSNRGIQDLPDEFGDLDDSAMDAEEPLALMYRYSRRKSDSRSDENSQSSQLTDSRLEKGDLLKGDIAKRGTNNGGEENEGVMMMINGEMIKVEQLRREEIINCTCGFMEEDGLMIQCDLCLCWQHGHCNAIEKEKDVPEKYICYICQNPYRQRMSKKYFHDQDWIKEGKLPTLPNRTKNQYTINRRTAMLKRSYDLVAALLQIQQVLHSLRVKINVAQKKDHPKLYLWAKNWEKIKIQKPDITPIPVMEITKVVKEPEDSVIDISRRLDLKLETKFASKDDQDEKSIASDSELMKILEEDNTISDEMKMNYKKEDDQNKSHILLDALTKNNTVEEKYKASMTSSVKPDTDLLSNQTTVTESDLPASTISVNPMREELNECEVSTPLQPFIPQPEAPIDPGECRMRLLEHIEHFQNHIDARLTSIEAQVCALEAMDPEDVPSPDVQPRTKQTVQMLLRDLNTVRKLAALC
- the Mbd-r2 gene encoding PHD finger protein MBD-R2 isoform X7, with product MKRRRIAWSRGKGIPPVGAMGMARKCCVRSCEGDVQEARAKGLPLHKFPKDIGLRSKWLASGGFEASFKPSPGQVVCHKHFKRADYEAAKGHKLLLRKGSVPSVFADYDNHPDPVIMSVKSSTSYAQEDLDLINSEILNLEQSISPLLSEARTPKSDSYGETCSSRPESTDSVNLLDSTELLDNGYKGVPLKESIIPSSIKQEKNEPSEMEVNTVAVQLGIVESDVAIKNIQKDLIIKDELKNIKMEDEKVFDKPEELKTKILNRDGLMFFPGAKLEAKDFNEKWYSAKVVETDWEEREVLIHFDKWSSRFDEWIPMDSSRLRVLQRQSKETKMKDFSVGEKILATWADGRKYPAKVNAVLGNDKYDVLFDDGYAKTVKSSKMTKIATTSTKQPNQTEEYIGSKQERRDKKRKHTVMELFHTHSRKRIKNETDKLVKKEGTTVNENEESFTENKVEKVELDGTLFGPCYDPGTDLLRGFDTNVSRMKTYTKKNKKEVSKNDIDQEQDVGPEWIDGEPQGTESYIVDGNDGPRRSIIVADKRLPPGWQKHFTQRKAGTSAGKWDVLFLHKSSGKKFRSRNDIRAFMETQGQFDFDPDKFDFCIHRKKKSHAQRVKPDVVVDTPKKIKTLLPKMKATPVIDSSVPISTIAPVTSLVSTTTITTTTTAATSITDGAVFIGGLRVEMEDSAYKCPKQGCTKTFRKENLLQMHIKHYHPEYSKFLGSTPNVADLAYARTIGESVEDIIPRKSNSLLDKYKFSKKRSVQDKSVCVASPLTNSVPPTSPTVSLPTVTEMEDEVDQVEKCNDAQTEDIKIERVSPVSSHSVDMDDNEIERKRDETCAMSPGTLFDMKVREEKTQSGIKTLFPVRPASSEIQRIDRAKSLDEGIHLDKAKGQRKRQLSEYNSDVSNRGKRRHGIQDLPDEFGDLDDSAMDAEEPLALMYRYSRRKSDSRSDENSQSKNEGVMMMINGEMIKVEQLRREEIINCTCGFMEEDGLMIQCDLCLCWQHGHCNAIEKEKDVPEKYICYICQNPYRQRMSKKYFHDQDWIKEGKLPTLPNRTKNQYTINRRTAMLKRSYDLVAALLQIQQVLHSLRVKINVAQKKDHPKLYLWAKNWEKIKIQKPDITPIPVMEITKVVKEPEDSVIDISRRLDLKLETKFASKDDQDEKSIASDSELMKILEEDNTISDEMKMNYKKEDDQNKSHILLDALTKNNTVEEKYKASMTSSVKPDTDLLSNQTTVTESDLPASTISVNPMREELNECEVSTPLQPFIPQPEAPIDPGECRMRLLEHIEHFQNHIDARLTSIEAQVCALEAMDPEDVPSPDVQPRTKQTVQMLLRDLNTVRKLAALC